From Oscillatoria sp. FACHB-1407, a single genomic window includes:
- a CDS encoding phytanoyl-CoA dioxygenase family protein, with protein MVQSINTAKFSATDLDQLAEDLNRDGICILRGLFDRELIAEWKDAFDALFQQRQQQPGGVAPRGKARGYITLPWVAPFANPEVFANPTILGLLDRIFYQEYKLVQLAADIPMQGSEYQEVHRDFRPLFTDQIVTPLYAVAVNFSLVEVTADNGPFEMARGTHVLPREEGLVKVRAGEISMEQFYLQPGDVMVRSPLALHRGTPNLTPEPRPMIVMGYVMHWLHTHKVDLTLEQDYYNNLSPQLQELLRCQTVERLSENATETYINFAY; from the coding sequence ATGGTTCAGAGTATCAATACAGCTAAATTTAGTGCAACTGATTTAGATCAATTAGCAGAAGATTTAAACCGAGATGGAATTTGTATTCTTCGTGGATTATTCGATCGCGAGTTGATTGCAGAGTGGAAAGATGCTTTTGATGCACTATTTCAACAGCGACAACAGCAACCCGGTGGAGTGGCTCCCAGAGGAAAAGCACGGGGTTACATTACATTGCCGTGGGTGGCTCCCTTTGCAAATCCTGAGGTGTTTGCAAATCCAACAATCTTAGGTTTACTCGATCGCATCTTTTATCAGGAATATAAGCTGGTGCAGTTAGCCGCTGACATTCCCATGCAGGGGTCTGAATATCAAGAAGTTCACCGCGATTTTCGTCCCCTCTTCACCGATCAAATCGTCACTCCTTTATATGCCGTTGCAGTCAATTTTTCGCTTGTAGAAGTGACAGCCGACAACGGTCCTTTTGAAATGGCACGGGGAACCCACGTCTTGCCACGAGAAGAAGGATTGGTCAAAGTTCGAGCGGGTGAGATTTCGATGGAGCAGTTTTATTTACAACCCGGAGATGTCATGGTGCGATCGCCTCTAGCACTGCATCGCGGCACGCCTAATCTGACACCAGAACCTCGTCCCATGATCGTGATGGGTTACGTAATGCACTGGCTCCACACCCACAAGGTAGATTTAACCCTGGAACAGGATTATTACAATAACTTGTCGCCACAACTTCAGGAGTTACTGCGGTGTCAAACCGTAGAACGATTGTCAGAAAACGCGACAGAAACCTACATCAACTTCGCGTATTAA
- the galT gene encoding galactose-1-phosphate uridylyltransferase, with translation MYSQTLLKPDARKLTLYSRRPIAAGIVAPSPSNEPVRANPHLRWHPLRGEWVAYASHRQGRTFMPPPEYNPLAPTKDPQFPTELPQGDYDIAVFDNRFPSLIPTATDAPKEIVDTLPANGACEVVVFTQNPQASLSSLPLDHLELLFQVWGDRTRAISEHPQIQYVLPFENKGVEVGVTLHHPHGQIYAYPFVPPVPARMGECQREYYQQHQRGLLQDLIQNEIADNKRILYQDEWAIAFVPVCARYPYEVWIAPIQPVATFLDLTAEQRSGLARALKTVTLKYDGLWNRPFPYLMAWFQAPVNGEPHPEWHLHAQFYPPYRTSDRLKYLAGTELAAGMFANDALPEEKAKDLQAVTVKIEENVQV, from the coding sequence ATGTATTCTCAGACGCTATTAAAGCCCGATGCGCGCAAGCTTACTCTGTACAGCCGACGCCCTATTGCGGCGGGGATAGTCGCGCCCAGCCCCAGTAACGAACCCGTCCGGGCAAACCCTCACTTGCGGTGGCATCCGTTGCGGGGAGAGTGGGTTGCCTATGCCAGTCATCGCCAGGGGCGGACGTTTATGCCGCCCCCGGAATATAACCCGCTGGCTCCCACCAAAGATCCCCAGTTTCCCACGGAACTGCCCCAGGGAGACTACGACATTGCCGTATTTGATAATCGGTTTCCGTCGTTGATTCCCACGGCAACGGATGCGCCCAAAGAAATCGTGGATACGTTACCTGCCAATGGAGCCTGTGAGGTTGTGGTGTTTACCCAGAACCCGCAGGCTTCTTTAAGTTCGTTGCCCCTCGACCATTTAGAGTTGCTGTTTCAAGTGTGGGGCGATCGCACCCGCGCCATTAGTGAGCATCCGCAAATTCAATATGTCCTGCCCTTTGAGAACAAAGGCGTTGAAGTGGGAGTAACGCTACACCACCCGCACGGGCAAATCTACGCTTATCCGTTTGTGCCCCCCGTTCCGGCTCGCATGGGGGAGTGTCAGCGAGAGTACTATCAGCAACACCAACGGGGACTACTTCAGGATTTAATTCAAAACGAAATTGCCGACAATAAACGGATTTTGTATCAGGATGAGTGGGCGATCGCCTTCGTTCCGGTGTGCGCTCGTTATCCTTACGAAGTTTGGATTGCGCCGATACAACCTGTTGCAACATTCCTGGACTTAACAGCCGAACAGCGATCGGGACTGGCTAGAGCACTCAAAACCGTCACCCTTAAGTATGACGGCTTGTGGAATCGCCCCTTCCCCTACTTGATGGCATGGTTTCAAGCTCCCGTGAACGGGGAACCCCATCCCGAGTGGCATCTCCACGCGCAGTTCTACCCCCCCTATCGCACCAGCGATCGCCTCAAATACCTGGCAGGCACAGAACTTGCCGCTGGAATGTTTGCCAACGATGCCCTCCCTGAAGAAAAAGCAAAAGACCTTCAAGCTGTGACGGTCAAGATTGAAGAAAACGTTCAGGTGTAG
- a CDS encoding glycoside hydrolase family 2 protein yields the protein MQADLAYPRPQLRRNEWTSLNGAWKFTYDDEGEYARPSDITNWDKCIQVPYAPESIRSGIHDTGFHSNCWYERDFELLPSDHRVLLHFGAVDYRARVWVNGHLMIDHEGGHTPFSIDITSVLRTEGLQTVTVWAEDDPHDLAKPRGKQDWQRHPHSIWYPRTSGIWQTVWLEQVPQTYIERIKWTPHFERWEIGFEAFVAGKVQKEMQLKVRLMVGNQLLINDTYEVLNGEIHRRIALSDPGIDDYRNELLWSPEKPTLIDARIQLWCHGQLVDEVRSYTAMRTVSIQRDRFMLNGQPYYLRLVLDQGYWEDTLMTAPSDDALRRDVELTKQMGFNGVRKHQKIEDPRFLYWADVLGLMVWEEMPSAYRFTPKSVERLTKEWTEVIERDASHPCVVVWVPFNESWGVPDLTATPAHRHWVQALYHLTKTLDPTRPVIGNDGWESTTTDILAIHDYDTKPHSLAKRYGPEVKLSDLFDRQRPGGRVLTLDGYTHQGQPIMLTEFGGIAYTKPEEDARTWGYARSQNALEFQRQYAALLHTVNKIEMFSGFCYTQLTDTFQEANGLLYADRTPKFPLEAIASATLGRGIAEDDQAMLLESVKVAWSEMEHVFSDAIKARCAQAYSVQPTPYCGGDSRAQPQ from the coding sequence TTGCAGGCCGATCTAGCATACCCCCGCCCTCAGTTACGACGCAATGAGTGGACTTCCCTAAACGGTGCGTGGAAATTCACTTATGACGACGAAGGGGAGTATGCCCGTCCCAGTGACATTACAAACTGGGATAAGTGTATCCAGGTTCCTTATGCACCCGAATCTATCCGAAGTGGGATTCACGATACTGGATTCCACTCTAACTGCTGGTATGAGCGGGATTTTGAATTACTCCCAAGCGATCATCGTGTGCTACTCCATTTTGGAGCCGTTGATTACCGGGCGCGAGTTTGGGTCAACGGACACCTGATGATTGACCACGAAGGCGGGCATACCCCCTTCTCGATCGATATCACCTCAGTTCTTCGGACAGAAGGGCTGCAAACCGTGACCGTCTGGGCAGAAGACGATCCACATGATCTGGCAAAACCCAGAGGCAAACAAGACTGGCAGCGGCACCCCCATAGCATCTGGTATCCTCGCACCAGTGGCATCTGGCAGACCGTTTGGCTAGAGCAAGTACCTCAAACCTACATCGAGCGCATCAAATGGACGCCCCACTTTGAACGCTGGGAAATCGGCTTTGAGGCGTTTGTCGCTGGCAAAGTGCAAAAAGAAATGCAATTAAAGGTGCGGTTGATGGTAGGCAATCAATTGCTCATCAACGACACCTACGAGGTGCTGAATGGCGAAATTCATCGCCGCATTGCCCTGTCTGATCCGGGAATTGACGACTACCGCAACGAGTTGTTGTGGAGTCCTGAAAAACCAACCCTGATTGATGCTCGGATTCAACTGTGGTGTCACGGGCAGTTGGTAGATGAGGTGAGATCGTACACGGCCATGCGGACGGTCAGCATCCAGCGCGATCGCTTCATGCTCAACGGTCAACCCTACTATCTGCGGTTGGTGCTCGACCAGGGCTACTGGGAAGACACGCTGATGACGGCTCCCTCTGATGATGCGCTGCGTCGCGACGTAGAGCTAACCAAACAGATGGGCTTTAACGGCGTGCGGAAGCACCAGAAAATTGAAGATCCTCGCTTCTTGTATTGGGCAGATGTATTGGGGCTGATGGTCTGGGAAGAAATGCCCAGTGCCTACCGCTTTACACCCAAGTCAGTTGAGCGGCTGACCAAAGAGTGGACAGAGGTGATCGAACGGGATGCCAGCCATCCTTGTGTCGTCGTTTGGGTTCCCTTTAACGAATCCTGGGGTGTGCCCGACCTGACCGCCACTCCGGCTCACCGTCACTGGGTACAGGCACTTTATCACCTGACCAAAACCCTCGATCCGACTCGTCCTGTGATTGGTAACGATGGCTGGGAAAGCACCACAACCGACATTCTGGCAATTCATGACTACGACACCAAACCCCACAGTTTGGCAAAACGCTATGGTCCTGAAGTCAAGTTGAGCGATTTGTTCGATCGCCAGCGTCCCGGTGGTCGCGTCTTAACCCTCGATGGCTACACCCATCAAGGTCAGCCCATCATGTTGACTGAGTTTGGTGGCATCGCTTACACCAAGCCAGAAGAAGATGCGCGGACATGGGGCTATGCTCGCTCACAGAATGCGTTAGAGTTCCAACGGCAATACGCGGCGTTGCTGCATACCGTGAACAAGATCGAAATGTTCAGCGGCTTCTGTTACACCCAGTTGACCGACACCTTCCAGGAGGCAAACGGGCTACTGTATGCCGATCGCACTCCCAAGTTTCCCCTTGAGGCGATCGCATCTGCCACTCTAGGCAGGGGGATTGCAGAGGATGACCAGGCTATGCTTCTAGAATCGGTGAAGGTCGCTTGGTCAGAAATGGAACATGTATTCTCAGACGCTATTAAAGCCCGATGCGCGCAAGCTTACTCTGTACAGCCGACGCCCTATTGCGGCGGGGATAGTCGCGCCCAGCCCCAGTAA
- a CDS encoding M24 family metallopeptidase: MNRSEEISFKLERMRQALQDTQAAGIWLRGIDWFAWATAGGSNMVLLAAETGVAEVLVTATDAWILTNEIEAQRLKDEELPDEGSPYKLFVHPWADSSKQETFVREATGDGKVLTDRPTSNESALPPSLIQQKRIMLPSELDRYREVGRLASEAMTEVMLKAQPDWTEYQLAGAGAEALWARGLHPALTLVAGDRRLPIYRHPLPTQEPIGRQAMLVFCARGYGLYANLTRFVCFGSLSSDEANLHHSVGQVEAALLNACKVGTPLSQVYEAIAQAYDKQGYPNAIREHHQGGTTGYLSREAIANPTASDVLAANTVMAWNPSLPGAKIEDTFVLLEDGRLENLTVDPNWQTAEIEGRLRPLPLER; the protein is encoded by the coding sequence ATGAATCGGTCAGAAGAAATTTCCTTCAAACTAGAGCGAATGCGGCAAGCCCTGCAAGACACGCAAGCGGCTGGAATTTGGCTGCGTGGGATTGATTGGTTTGCCTGGGCAACCGCAGGTGGATCGAACATGGTGTTATTAGCAGCTGAAACCGGGGTCGCAGAGGTATTGGTAACGGCAACCGACGCCTGGATACTGACCAACGAGATTGAAGCGCAGCGGCTCAAAGATGAAGAACTACCCGATGAGGGCAGTCCTTATAAACTCTTTGTTCATCCCTGGGCAGACAGTTCTAAACAGGAGACGTTTGTTCGTGAGGCAACAGGAGACGGCAAAGTTCTCACCGATCGCCCCACCAGCAACGAATCCGCTTTACCACCCTCACTGATCCAACAAAAGCGAATCATGCTTCCCAGCGAACTCGATCGCTACCGAGAGGTCGGGCGACTTGCCAGTGAAGCCATGACCGAGGTGATGTTGAAGGCTCAACCCGATTGGACTGAATATCAACTGGCAGGGGCAGGCGCAGAGGCTCTTTGGGCAAGGGGATTGCATCCGGCACTCACTCTAGTCGCAGGCGATCGCCGTTTACCCATTTATCGCCATCCCCTACCGACTCAAGAACCCATTGGTCGCCAAGCCATGCTGGTGTTCTGCGCACGGGGGTATGGCTTATATGCCAACCTCACGCGATTTGTTTGTTTCGGTTCCCTATCCAGTGATGAAGCCAACTTACACCACTCTGTAGGGCAAGTCGAAGCGGCTCTATTAAATGCTTGCAAAGTTGGCACACCGCTAAGCCAGGTATATGAAGCGATCGCCCAGGCTTACGACAAGCAGGGCTATCCCAACGCCATTCGGGAGCACCATCAGGGTGGCACAACTGGGTATCTGTCACGGGAAGCGATCGCCAACCCCACCGCATCAGATGTACTGGCTGCCAACACCGTTATGGCATGGAACCCCAGCTTGCCAGGAGCGAAAATCGAAGATACGTTTGTGTTGCTGGAAGACGGTCGTTTAGAAAACCTCACCGTTGACCCCAACTGGCAAACGGCTGAGATTGAAGGACGTTTACGACCATTGCCCCTGGAGCGATGA
- a CDS encoding hemerythrin domain-containing protein produces the protein MTVTLDDTKRMAIATQLAEMKALQQMLITNEQRLMDAISDNDIHQRLQTMLEQDQKNLGVLETVMIQHGVPSEPKETTEHHLEKIQSLMEGSELTLAEKVLQHELLKHQQTMAGLVIHKAAQSVGADVEAAIAPLHTVNFENRAHQEQLKGIVEILGVGELTGQEPDQGVWARVEDAVAALTGVVGSVVTRTDDEMSIRDLLLMDHTKADILFAEILGSEDPHKIQEYFAQLYQDVKVHGLAEEEILYPALSPYYNQMQEIVDQTDLVLEMLDAMKPLNPADPDFKTQVEHLRRAVRHHVDQEEQDIFPKLREHLSRDQQKRMASEFKAAKNRLQLKLQEQQQEDPSQPVSPTQTSQSSHRQRTQPWFMFMNYSLPWKTVFQTKAVINWVEAVILLLGDRWVRDVLHTEPLVNVEYSQLFYVIVFIIGIGYWWVSQDLSQNHGIVKLGIYAQFSVFTLLAYHTLIGHLHPFYLLSGILDLIFAILFSLFLYFHYKSHEST, from the coding sequence ATGACTGTAACGTTGGATGACACAAAACGCATGGCGATCGCCACGCAACTGGCAGAGATGAAAGCCTTGCAACAGATGCTTATTACCAATGAGCAACGGTTAATGGATGCGATTTCGGATAACGACATTCATCAACGGCTACAAACCATGCTGGAGCAGGATCAAAAGAACCTGGGCGTGTTAGAAACCGTGATGATTCAACATGGTGTCCCAAGTGAACCCAAAGAAACAACTGAGCACCACTTAGAGAAGATTCAGAGTTTGATGGAAGGATCTGAATTGACGTTGGCTGAGAAAGTCCTACAGCATGAATTGCTCAAGCATCAACAAACCATGGCAGGACTAGTGATTCACAAAGCGGCCCAAAGCGTGGGAGCCGATGTTGAAGCCGCGATCGCCCCCCTACACACAGTTAATTTTGAAAATCGAGCCCATCAAGAGCAACTGAAAGGCATTGTCGAGATTTTGGGTGTGGGTGAACTAACGGGACAGGAACCCGATCAGGGCGTGTGGGCACGAGTGGAAGATGCTGTGGCTGCGCTGACGGGTGTGGTTGGCAGTGTCGTGACCCGCACCGACGACGAAATGAGCATCCGCGATCTGCTGCTGATGGATCACACCAAAGCAGATATTTTATTTGCAGAGATTTTGGGCAGTGAAGACCCACACAAAATTCAGGAATACTTCGCTCAACTCTATCAAGATGTCAAAGTTCATGGTTTAGCCGAAGAAGAAATTCTCTATCCAGCGTTGAGTCCCTACTACAACCAGATGCAGGAAATTGTCGATCAAACGGATCTGGTACTGGAGATGCTCGATGCCATGAAGCCACTGAATCCGGCTGATCCAGACTTCAAAACGCAAGTTGAACACCTGCGGCGAGCCGTTCGCCATCATGTCGATCAAGAAGAACAGGATATCTTTCCTAAACTGAGAGAGCACCTGAGCCGCGACCAGCAAAAGCGCATGGCAAGCGAATTCAAAGCCGCTAAAAACAGATTGCAATTAAAGCTACAGGAACAGCAGCAGGAAGACCCTTCACAGCCCGTTTCCCCAACTCAAACCAGCCAGAGTAGTCATCGCCAGAGAACACAGCCCTGGTTCATGTTTATGAACTACTCCCTTCCCTGGAAGACCGTCTTTCAGACTAAAGCCGTGATCAACTGGGTTGAAGCCGTAATCTTGCTACTGGGCGATCGCTGGGTACGCGACGTTCTCCACACCGAACCCCTCGTCAACGTCGAGTACTCCCAACTCTTCTACGTCATCGTCTTTATTATCGGCATTGGCTACTGGTGGGTTAGCCAAGACCTCTCTCAAAATCATGGCATTGTCAAACTGGGCATTTATGCTCAGTTCAGCGTCTTTACATTACTCGCTTACCATACCCTGATCGGTCATCTGCACCCGTTTTACTTGTTATCTGGCATTCTTGACCTGATCTTTGCGATTCTCTTCAGTTTATTTTTGTATTTTCATTACAAGAGTCACGAAAGCACTTAA
- the galK gene encoding galactokinase, whose product MMDYIQIFNAAPDVEASAPGRVNLLGEHTDYNDGFVLPTAIPQHTTVAIGRSPNDRHHFYSANLEEQVDIGPSESTPTGFARYVDGCIRVLEQSGHKIPPLNIFVNSSVPIGSGLSSSAALEVATLRGLRSLLNLNLDDVKIAQLGQQAEIQYAGVSCGILDQMASSLADTEHMLFLDTRTLDRKILPFPEGAEIVVIDSGVARSLASSGYNQRRAECEEAARQFGVKALRDVSNPQVTDSLPDPIRKRARHVITENNRVLKVLDGISAETFGELMNASHASLRDDYEVSVPALDQLVDILQNTPGVFGARLTGAGFGGACVALVRLGEGKTIAQKGLTQYNQLGHKGLILVG is encoded by the coding sequence ATGATGGACTACATTCAAATTTTTAATGCTGCCCCTGACGTTGAAGCCAGTGCCCCCGGACGAGTTAATCTACTCGGCGAACACACCGATTACAACGACGGCTTTGTATTGCCGACTGCCATTCCCCAACATACGACTGTGGCGATCGGTCGCAGTCCCAACGATCGCCACCACTTCTACTCCGCTAATCTAGAGGAGCAGGTTGATATCGGTCCTAGCGAATCAACGCCAACTGGATTTGCCCGCTACGTTGACGGATGCATTCGTGTATTGGAGCAATCCGGACACAAAATTCCTCCGCTCAATATATTTGTTAACTCCTCCGTCCCCATTGGGTCAGGGCTATCCAGCAGTGCAGCGTTAGAAGTCGCTACGCTGCGGGGGTTGCGATCGCTCCTCAATCTCAACTTAGACGATGTCAAAATCGCTCAACTGGGGCAACAAGCCGAGATTCAATATGCTGGAGTAAGTTGTGGCATTCTCGACCAGATGGCATCTAGCCTGGCAGACACCGAACATATGCTGTTTCTCGATACTCGCACCCTTGATCGCAAAATTCTCCCCTTTCCAGAGGGGGCAGAGATTGTGGTGATTGATAGCGGTGTGGCGCGATCGCTGGCAAGTAGCGGCTATAACCAGCGGCGGGCAGAGTGTGAAGAAGCGGCGCGTCAATTTGGAGTAAAGGCACTGCGTGATGTGAGCAATCCTCAAGTGACAGACTCTCTACCTGACCCAATTCGCAAACGGGCACGCCATGTCATCACTGAAAATAACCGAGTTCTTAAGGTATTGGATGGCATCTCCGCCGAAACCTTTGGTGAACTGATGAATGCCTCCCATGCGAGTTTGCGAGACGATTACGAAGTATCTGTCCCTGCATTAGATCAGCTCGTAGATATCCTACAAAACACACCGGGAGTTTTTGGCGCACGTCTGACGGGAGCCGGATTTGGTGGGGCTTGTGTAGCGTTAGTCAGATTGGGTGAGGGCAAAACGATCGCCCAAAAAGGGCTCACTCAATACAACCAACTGGGACACAAAGGACTGATCTTGGTGGGTTAA
- a CDS encoding MarC family protein, with product MSFLARAFLTLLVVIDPVGLVPIFITLAGKYTSAQQERIARQAVLIAGSILLIFALIGNWLLRYLGISIEAFQVAGGLLLLKIAVDMVFAHRERETAEEEQEAQLREDISTFPLAIPLIAGPGTLASLLILTSEADGHGSSLVAIMAIVVVVLAIAYLLFRLSKRLAFAFGKTGINVITRVLGVLLAALAVQYVVNGTTVVLKTALGPR from the coding sequence ATGTCTTTTCTCGCCAGAGCATTCCTGACACTCCTGGTGGTCATTGACCCCGTTGGACTAGTACCGATCTTCATCACCTTAGCTGGCAAGTATACATCCGCTCAGCAAGAGCGCATTGCCCGCCAAGCTGTTTTAATAGCAGGTAGCATTCTGCTGATTTTTGCCCTGATTGGTAATTGGCTGCTGCGCTATCTGGGAATCAGCATTGAAGCGTTTCAAGTTGCTGGTGGGCTACTGCTGTTAAAAATCGCCGTTGATATGGTGTTTGCGCATCGAGAACGAGAAACCGCCGAGGAAGAGCAAGAAGCACAATTGCGAGAGGATATCAGCACCTTTCCGCTGGCAATTCCGCTAATTGCAGGACCAGGAACCCTGGCAAGTCTGCTGATTCTAACGAGTGAAGCAGATGGTCACGGTTCTAGTTTGGTGGCAATTATGGCGATTGTAGTGGTGGTATTGGCGATCGCCTATCTTTTGTTTCGTCTCTCAAAACGGTTAGCCTTTGCCTTTGGCAAAACAGGAATTAATGTGATCACACGAGTGTTGGGAGTGCTACTGGCAGCATTAGCGGTGCAATATGTGGTGAATGGAACAACGGTCGTTCTCAAAACGGCTCTTGGTCCACGCTGA
- the hflX gene encoding GTPase HflX, with protein sequence MATVYGSLQGIKSSQIKQLEELYDTELSGDSPTETLSERFITPEFTNHLATLSQTIHQPICCYVNRRGQVVRVSVGTPMQTQLAEADLPRRSGGAGSKRFSGIRCLVAQFQPPDTSAFIAMMRQRLDALVVLKVASKAHGHKNGDHSVQEVYLAHIVPDIEQPWVVEPISLEALYEEDFGDRIHDWEQDIQAAGFDIAASQTVPSDRDRVLLVGVQVDGMTDQQFQDSISELVRLVESAKGEVVGLVQQKRSRPDPQTVVGHGKVEETTLEAQRSGANLIVFNQDISATQARNLEEHIGLRVVDRTGVILDIFAQRARSQAGKLQVELAQLEYMLPRLRGRGQEMSRLGAGIGTRGPGETKLETERRTIQRRIAQLQHEVDQLQAHRARLRHQRDRQDLPAIALVGYTNAGKSTLLNVLTQSDIYTADQLFATLDPTTRKLTITNPEMGDRYDLLLTDTVGFIHHLPPALMDAFRATLEEVTEADALLHVVDLSHPAWERHIQSVEEVLSDLPAMPPDALLVFNKIDQTDSETLAQAQQTYPNAVFISAVERLGLETLRQRLVQLAGAAPITSSRPMG encoded by the coding sequence ATGGCAACGGTTTACGGTAGTCTTCAGGGCATAAAGTCGAGTCAGATTAAGCAACTGGAAGAGTTGTATGACACAGAGCTATCTGGCGATTCTCCAACCGAGACATTAAGTGAACGCTTCATTACCCCTGAGTTTACAAACCATCTAGCGACCCTGAGCCAAACTATTCACCAACCGATTTGTTGTTATGTCAATCGGCGAGGGCAGGTGGTGCGAGTTAGTGTCGGTACTCCGATGCAAACCCAACTGGCTGAGGCCGATCTGCCTCGTCGTAGTGGCGGTGCAGGCAGTAAACGCTTCAGCGGAATTCGTTGTCTCGTAGCTCAGTTCCAACCACCTGATACCAGTGCCTTTATTGCCATGATGCGACAACGATTGGACGCACTCGTTGTGCTAAAGGTGGCATCCAAAGCGCACGGACATAAGAACGGAGATCACTCCGTTCAAGAGGTCTATCTGGCACACATCGTCCCCGATATAGAGCAACCCTGGGTCGTGGAGCCGATCAGCCTGGAAGCATTGTATGAAGAAGACTTTGGCGATCGCATCCACGACTGGGAACAGGACATTCAAGCTGCTGGATTTGATATTGCCGCTTCCCAAACCGTCCCATCCGACCGCGATCGCGTGTTGTTGGTAGGGGTACAGGTTGATGGCATGACCGACCAACAATTTCAGGACAGTATTAGCGAATTAGTGCGACTGGTGGAGAGTGCCAAAGGCGAAGTAGTTGGACTGGTGCAGCAAAAACGCTCTCGCCCTGATCCACAAACCGTTGTGGGTCACGGCAAAGTAGAAGAAACAACGCTAGAAGCTCAGCGATCTGGAGCAAATTTAATCGTCTTCAACCAAGATATTTCTGCGACTCAAGCCCGCAACTTAGAAGAACACATTGGGTTACGGGTGGTCGATCGCACCGGAGTGATTTTGGACATTTTTGCTCAACGAGCGCGATCGCAAGCAGGCAAACTGCAAGTAGAGTTAGCCCAGTTGGAATACATGCTGCCCCGGTTGCGCGGACGTGGACAAGAAATGTCTCGCCTGGGTGCCGGAATCGGAACTCGGGGTCCGGGTGAAACCAAGTTGGAAACTGAACGCCGCACCATTCAACGCCGCATTGCCCAACTCCAACATGAAGTGGATCAGCTTCAAGCGCACCGCGCCCGTCTACGCCACCAGCGCGATCGCCAGGATCTACCCGCGATCGCCTTAGTCGGCTATACCAACGCCGGAAAATCAACTCTGCTGAATGTGTTAACACAATCAGATATCTACACAGCGGATCAACTGTTCGCCACGCTTGATCCGACCACTCGCAAACTGACGATTACGAATCCTGAGATGGGCGATCGCTACGATCTCCTACTCACCGATACCGTTGGTTTTATCCACCATCTACCACCTGCGTTGATGGATGCCTTCCGTGCCACGTTAGAAGAAGTCACCGAAGCCGATGCGCTGTTGCATGTCGTGGATTTGTCTCATCCCGCTTGGGAACGGCACATCCAATCCGTCGAAGAGGTTTTGTCTGATCTGCCTGCCATGCCACCCGATGCCCTGCTGGTATTCAACAAAATCGACCAAACCGACAGCGAAACCCTGGCTCAAGCGCAGCAAACCTACCCCAATGCAGTCTTTATTTCCGCCGTTGAACGGCTTGGCTTAGAAACCTTGCGACAACGATTAGTGCAACTGGCAGGTGCTGCTCCCATAACCTCATCTCGCCCGATGGGATAG
- a CDS encoding DUF4383 domain-containing protein has protein sequence MKPGQYFALIIGIMYVLVGVSGFIPGLVTPPVADPDSVNLSFTTGYGYLMGLFPINFLHNIIHLSVGLAGIFASISLGSARLFSGGLALFYGALVLFGLFPPTQSTFGLIPIFGNDIWLHAITAAIATYFGFIATPDLAELREDNASKQATSIR, from the coding sequence ATGAAACCAGGACAATACTTTGCGTTGATTATTGGAATTATGTACGTGCTCGTTGGCGTATCAGGATTTATTCCGGGTCTGGTCACTCCCCCCGTCGCTGATCCAGATTCAGTCAATCTAAGCTTCACAACCGGATATGGCTATCTCATGGGGTTATTTCCCATCAACTTTTTACACAATATTATTCACCTAAGCGTGGGGCTTGCGGGCATCTTTGCCTCCATTTCCTTAGGCAGTGCTCGCCTCTTTAGCGGTGGATTGGCACTCTTCTATGGAGCACTCGTGCTCTTTGGGTTATTTCCCCCAACACAATCCACGTTTGGTTTAATCCCTATCTTTGGTAACGACATCTGGTTGCACGCCATCACAGCCGCGATCGCCACTTACTTTGGGTTTATCGCTACTCCTGATCTGGCAGAACTGCGCGAAGACAACGCCAGCAAACAAGCCACCTCTATCCGATAA
- a CDS encoding pentapeptide repeat-containing protein codes for MNQREFLERYWAGERNFSGLDLTRVKLGYANLPHVNLSQTNLSHAGLNGANLSKANLSQADLQGADLSRADLRGADLTESNLRCALLLKANLTGAKLDGADLKWATLTDAIPYDIDLSHAHLGGTTLPGGYPSDR; via the coding sequence ATGAACCAGAGAGAATTCTTAGAGCGATATTGGGCAGGCGAACGCAACTTTAGTGGCTTAGATTTAACTAGAGTCAAATTGGGTTACGCCAATTTGCCGCACGTCAACTTATCTCAAACCAACTTAAGCCACGCTGGGTTAAATGGAGCCAATCTCAGCAAAGCCAATTTGAGTCAGGCTGATTTGCAGGGAGCCGATTTGAGCCGAGCCGATCTGCGGGGTGCTGACTTGACCGAAAGTAATCTCAGATGTGCCCTTCTGCTCAAAGCCAACTTAACCGGTGCAAAGCTGGATGGAGCCGATTTGAAATGGGCGACGTTAACCGATGCCATCCCCTATGACATTGATTTGAGTCATGCTCACCTCGGCGGAACCACGCTTCCAGGGGGATATCCCTCTGATCGGTAG